One window from the genome of Natrialba magadii ATCC 43099 encodes:
- a CDS encoding DUF5794 domain-containing protein: protein MSASQHPVALRLERLVGGDAKLLALVMMLPLIDGVFPALILAGAIDDPWSAIQVGLLIFGGSATVAVMLAEMNGTPREQVAIVLLVGIPLILLAAVQAALAPAIETVLNEETIKRFAAVVILAIAAKTASATIGEYLPSPGVIIGLGLVASIDPSGAAFTLMDDPALVMNATLAAVSGVAFALAIAISGPYLREYMDIDRFRFGSAVALGLLPLSLLGMAFGQAPLAALVVAALFAIEFPFERDSESTGSDGPSDGSSPVPTTASAATSAGTPSPTPTASSNSSPTPSSFVPAVGTGPLADGSEDSTDEPTTVGSATAADSSSTAAADATTAESEREREREHEQEQEHEHEHEQAPVQTQNHGREQSTNQNDDDNGPYPGDDTTETEGRAPWL, encoded by the coding sequence ATGAGCGCATCTCAGCATCCGGTCGCACTCCGTCTCGAGCGGTTAGTCGGTGGTGACGCCAAGCTGTTGGCACTCGTGATGATGCTCCCGCTGATCGATGGCGTCTTCCCGGCGCTCATCCTGGCGGGTGCGATCGACGACCCATGGAGCGCCATTCAGGTCGGTCTCCTCATTTTCGGCGGCAGTGCAACCGTCGCCGTCATGCTCGCCGAAATGAACGGGACGCCCCGTGAACAGGTCGCGATCGTCCTGCTCGTCGGCATCCCGCTCATACTGCTTGCCGCCGTGCAGGCCGCGCTCGCTCCGGCAATCGAGACGGTCCTGAACGAAGAGACCATCAAGCGCTTCGCTGCAGTCGTCATCCTCGCAATCGCTGCGAAGACTGCGAGTGCGACTATCGGCGAGTATCTGCCGAGTCCGGGCGTCATCATCGGACTCGGGCTAGTCGCGAGCATCGACCCGAGCGGCGCTGCGTTCACCCTGATGGACGACCCCGCACTCGTCATGAACGCGACGCTCGCCGCAGTGTCCGGCGTCGCGTTCGCACTCGCGATTGCAATCAGCGGTCCGTACCTGCGCGAGTACATGGACATTGACCGCTTCCGTTTCGGAAGCGCCGTCGCACTCGGACTGCTCCCGCTGTCGCTGCTCGGTATGGCCTTCGGACAGGCACCACTGGCCGCTCTCGTCGTGGCGGCCCTCTTCGCGATCGAGTTCCCGTTCGAGCGCGACTCGGAGTCGACCGGCTCGGACGGCCCATCCGACGGCTCGTCACCGGTTCCCACGACCGCGTCGGCAGCCACGAGCGCCGGCACGCCATCGCCGACTCCAACGGCATCGTCGAACTCGTCACCAACTCCGTCGTCGTTCGTCCCGGCCGTTGGAACCGGACCACTCGCCGATGGTAGCGAGGATAGTACCGACGAGCCAACGACCGTTGGGTCTGCTACGGCTGCCGACTCGAGTTCGACGGCGGCTGCAGATGCGACGACAGCCGAAAGCGAACGCGAGCGTGAACGTGAGCACGAACAGGAACAGGAGCACGAGCACGAACACGAACAGGCACCGGTCCAGACCCAGAACCACGGACGCGAGCAGTCGACGAACCAGAACGACGACGACAACGGACCGTACCCCGGTGACGACACCACCGAAACTGAAGGACGCGCCCCGTGGCTGTAG
- the guaB gene encoding IMP dehydrogenase translates to MANDVPEHEPYSSKLTVPEALTFDDVLLRPKESRVEPDDADLTSNVSTTVELSVPILSAAMDTVTESDMAIAMARHGGLGVLHRNMNIDEMVEEIDRVKSADELVIPFDSVVTADPEMSVREVDDLMARQGVGGAPVVNTNGEVLGIISSTDIRPHLEVNEDDPVTEAMTDEVITAPEDINARDAFDLMYEHKIERIPVVDDENLLVGLVTMQGILQRREYKEAVRDEDGRLRCGVAVSPFEQERAEAADEAGADILFIDTAHAHNLNVIDGAREIKESVDADVVVGNIGTREAAEELVEFADGLKVGIGPGSICTTRVVSGSGMPQITAVAQVADVASEHDVPVIADGGIRYSGDAIKAVAAGADAVMLGSYFAGTDEAPGRVVTMNGKKYKQYRGMGSVGAMKSGDSDRYLKEEPDEEEDYVPEGVEAATPYKGSLQSELHQLAGGMQSGMGYVGAATIPAFKERSEFVRVSSAGQAESHAHDVVITDEAPNYSPDGD, encoded by the coding sequence ATGGCGAACGACGTTCCTGAGCACGAGCCGTACTCTTCGAAACTCACCGTACCAGAGGCGCTTACGTTCGACGACGTCCTCCTTCGACCCAAGGAGAGCCGCGTCGAACCGGACGACGCGGACCTCACATCGAACGTATCGACCACCGTCGAGCTCTCAGTTCCAATTCTCTCTGCCGCAATGGACACCGTCACCGAGAGCGACATGGCAATCGCGATGGCCCGACACGGCGGCCTCGGCGTCCTCCATCGCAACATGAACATCGACGAGATGGTCGAAGAAATCGATCGCGTCAAGAGCGCAGACGAACTCGTCATTCCCTTCGACTCCGTCGTCACCGCAGATCCCGAAATGTCCGTCCGCGAAGTCGACGACCTGATGGCCCGACAGGGCGTCGGCGGCGCACCCGTCGTCAACACCAACGGCGAGGTGCTCGGGATCATCTCGAGTACAGACATCCGGCCACATCTCGAGGTCAACGAGGACGACCCGGTGACAGAAGCGATGACCGACGAGGTCATCACGGCTCCAGAAGATATCAACGCCCGCGATGCGTTCGATCTGATGTACGAGCACAAGATCGAACGTATTCCGGTCGTCGACGACGAGAACCTCCTCGTTGGCCTGGTGACGATGCAGGGGATTCTCCAGCGCCGCGAGTACAAGGAAGCCGTTCGCGACGAGGACGGTCGCCTGCGCTGTGGCGTCGCAGTCAGCCCATTCGAGCAGGAACGCGCCGAAGCCGCAGACGAAGCCGGCGCGGACATTCTCTTTATCGACACCGCACACGCGCACAACCTGAACGTCATCGACGGAGCGCGTGAGATCAAAGAGAGCGTCGACGCCGATGTCGTGGTAGGCAACATCGGCACTCGTGAGGCGGCCGAAGAGCTCGTCGAGTTCGCAGACGGTCTCAAAGTCGGCATTGGACCTGGATCGATCTGTACGACCCGCGTCGTCTCGGGGTCGGGTATGCCACAGATCACGGCCGTCGCGCAGGTCGCAGACGTCGCGAGCGAGCACGACGTCCCCGTCATCGCAGACGGTGGCATTCGGTACTCCGGCGACGCGATCAAAGCGGTCGCCGCCGGTGCGGACGCCGTTATGCTCGGTTCGTACTTCGCCGGCACCGACGAGGCACCCGGCCGCGTCGTCACGATGAACGGCAAGAAGTACAAGCAGTATCGCGGCATGGGCAGCGTCGGCGCGATGAAATCTGGGGACAGCGACCGGTACCTCAAAGAAGAACCCGACGAGGAGGAAGACTACGTCCCAGAGGGTGTCGAGGCAGCGACGCCGTACAAGGGCTCGCTCCAGTCCGAACTCCACCAGCTCGCCGGCGGAATGCAGTCCGGGATGGGCTACGTCGGTGCAGCGACGATTCCGGCGTTCAAAGAGCGTTCGGAGTTCGTTCGGGTCTCCTCAGCCGGACAGGCTGAGAGTCACGCCCACGACGTGGTTATCACGGACGAAGCGCCGAACTACTCGCCAGACGGCGACTGA
- a CDS encoding cupin domain-containing protein, with the protein MEKVSIEEVDNEQNPMGVHSVRRPISAALGFSDFAMNYFELEPGESFSGGYHTHHDQEEVFYVQAGTAVFDTEDGPVTVEADEVIRFGPGEFQQGYNPEDADERVVGFAFGAPGAQHEWDQIESLVYCRVCETEQGHGLALTDEGQFELTCTDCENAFVLE; encoded by the coding sequence ATGGAGAAAGTCTCGATCGAAGAGGTCGACAACGAACAGAATCCGATGGGTGTCCACTCGGTTCGCCGACCGATCTCGGCGGCGCTCGGCTTCTCTGACTTCGCGATGAACTACTTCGAACTCGAGCCTGGCGAGTCGTTTTCGGGCGGCTACCACACCCACCACGATCAGGAAGAAGTCTTCTACGTCCAGGCGGGTACGGCGGTGTTTGATACCGAGGACGGGCCGGTGACGGTCGAGGCGGACGAGGTAATCCGCTTTGGACCGGGGGAGTTCCAGCAGGGATACAACCCCGAAGACGCCGACGAACGGGTCGTCGGCTTCGCGTTCGGTGCACCAGGCGCACAGCACGAGTGGGACCAGATCGAGTCGCTGGTCTACTGTCGCGTCTGCGAAACCGAACAGGGGCACGGACTGGCGCTCACTGACGAGGGTCAGTTCGAACTCACCTGTACGGACTGTGAGAACGCGTTCGTACTCGAGTAA
- a CDS encoding YcaO-like family protein codes for MHVHVVADDPVRAALVAALGDVDITVEDADPADLDDARFAVVSDVAGAQTFEQANEAALAGNTPWIAVEIGGVGGRPLSAVDAAIAGFAPASGPGVGCYDCLRTRVAAGLESDADTNATQTAGGRPSTDRSTARLAGALAGRECIRVFSGDEQSVIGHVLELPHARRRVLPVPGCACASGERDRTLSRDDDALGLDAAVEHAEQAIDDRVGVVKSIGEIESFPVPYYLATSAETRGFSDASAPAQAAGVADDWNAALMKAVGEGLERYCAGVYRDDEFVHASEEALDDAVAPTELVRPDDAPAYDPAAEHRWVPGENLATGEQVHLPAAAVQFPQPGESLVPGITTGLGLGSSTVDALLSGLTEVVERDATMLAWYSTFDPLGLAVDDPTFDVLERRARSEGLTVTPLLVTQDIDVPVVAVAVHRDDVPDGSEDDAWPVFATGSAAALDASAAAVSALEEALQNWMELRNIGPDEAATASGAIGEYAAAPLSDAARSFIDVEQTVPAASVGPTNADGGLPSGRDELESVVDRVQDAGLTPYAARLTTRDVAAAGFEAVRVVVPGAQPLFTGEPFFGERARRVPEELGFKPQLERAYHPYP; via the coding sequence ATGCACGTACACGTCGTCGCCGACGACCCGGTCCGCGCGGCGCTCGTCGCCGCGCTCGGAGACGTCGACATCACCGTCGAGGACGCCGACCCCGCAGACCTCGACGACGCACGATTCGCCGTCGTCAGCGACGTTGCCGGCGCACAGACGTTCGAACAGGCCAACGAGGCAGCCCTCGCAGGGAATACGCCCTGGATCGCCGTCGAAATCGGCGGCGTCGGTGGTCGCCCCCTCTCCGCCGTAGACGCCGCAATCGCCGGCTTCGCCCCCGCATCCGGCCCCGGCGTCGGCTGCTACGACTGTCTTCGGACCCGTGTCGCCGCTGGGCTCGAGTCCGACGCCGACACGAACGCGACCCAAACAGCCGGCGGCCGCCCAAGCACCGACCGCTCCACCGCCCGTCTCGCCGGCGCGCTCGCCGGCCGGGAGTGCATTCGCGTCTTCTCGGGCGATGAACAGTCCGTGATCGGCCACGTACTCGAGTTACCCCACGCCCGCCGCCGGGTGCTGCCGGTCCCTGGCTGTGCGTGTGCGTCGGGCGAGCGCGACCGGACGCTCTCGCGGGACGACGACGCGCTCGGACTCGACGCAGCGGTCGAGCACGCAGAGCAAGCGATCGACGACCGGGTCGGAGTCGTCAAGTCGATTGGCGAGATCGAATCGTTCCCCGTTCCCTACTACCTCGCGACGAGCGCGGAGACGCGTGGCTTTAGTGACGCGAGTGCGCCAGCGCAGGCTGCGGGTGTGGCAGACGACTGGAACGCGGCGCTGATGAAAGCCGTTGGTGAGGGGCTCGAACGGTACTGCGCCGGGGTTTACCGGGACGACGAGTTCGTCCACGCGAGCGAGGAGGCCCTCGACGACGCGGTAGCGCCGACCGAACTCGTGCGGCCGGACGACGCGCCCGCGTACGACCCGGCGGCTGAGCACCGCTGGGTGCCCGGCGAGAACCTCGCGACCGGCGAGCAGGTGCATCTCCCAGCCGCCGCGGTCCAGTTCCCACAGCCAGGCGAGTCGCTGGTTCCTGGTATTACGACCGGACTCGGACTCGGTTCGTCGACCGTCGACGCGCTTCTGTCCGGCCTAACGGAGGTCGTCGAGCGCGACGCCACCATGCTCGCGTGGTACTCGACGTTCGACCCGCTCGGACTTGCCGTCGACGACCCGACGTTCGACGTGCTCGAGCGCCGCGCGCGAAGCGAGGGACTCACCGTGACACCGCTGCTCGTCACCCAGGACATCGACGTGCCAGTCGTTGCAGTTGCGGTGCATCGTGACGACGTACCCGACGGGTCCGAAGACGACGCCTGGCCCGTCTTCGCCACCGGCTCCGCCGCTGCCCTCGATGCGAGCGCCGCTGCCGTGTCGGCACTCGAGGAGGCCCTCCAGAACTGGATGGAGTTACGGAACATCGGCCCGGACGAAGCGGCCACAGCGTCGGGTGCGATTGGCGAGTACGCTGCCGCGCCACTCTCGGACGCCGCGCGCTCGTTCATCGATGTCGAACAGACGGTGCCTGCCGCCAGCGTCGGGCCGACGAACGCGGACGGCGGGCTACCTAGCGGACGCGACGAACTCGAGTCGGTTGTCGACCGAGTGCAGGATGCTGGGCTGACGCCGTACGCGGCGCGTCTCACGACGCGAGACGTGGCTGCAGCGGGCTTCGAGGCGGTGCGAGTCGTTGTTCCGGGTGCCCAGCCGCTGTTTACCGGCGAGCCGTTCTTTGGCGAGCGAGCACGACGTGTCCCGGAGGAGCTTGGATTCAAGCCGCAACTGGAGCGGGCGTATCATCCGTATCCCTGA
- a CDS encoding SPFH domain-containing protein, giving the protein MLSPGIISQNLTVLEPLQVQLEDPLVLAGALVLVLVVVTVWSMVEIVDAYDRAALTIFGEYRKLLEPGLNIVPPFVSRVYTFDMRTQTIDVPSQEAITRDNSPVTADAVIYIRVMDATRAFLEVDNYEKAVSNLAQTTLRAVIGDMELDDTLSRREMINERIREELDEPTDEWGIRVESVEVREVNPSPDVQRAMEQQTSAERKRRAMILEAQGERRSAVEKAEGDKQSNIIRAQGEKQSQILEAQGDAISTVLRARSAESMGERAVIEKGMQTLAEIGQGESTTFVLPQELSSLVGRYGKHLSGSDIEQQDGQLESLSFDDETRELIGLDDISEIIGEIDEEAEMDVEAMEQEAQAIKEGEDMGAETGETIDIAKTRQDGDADSE; this is encoded by the coding sequence ATGTTGTCACCTGGTATCATTTCACAAAACCTGACCGTCCTCGAACCGCTGCAGGTGCAACTCGAGGACCCGCTGGTGTTGGCGGGAGCGCTGGTGCTCGTGCTCGTGGTGGTTACCGTCTGGTCGATGGTCGAAATCGTCGACGCTTACGACCGGGCAGCACTCACGATCTTCGGTGAGTACCGGAAGCTCCTGGAGCCTGGATTGAACATCGTGCCGCCGTTCGTCTCGCGTGTCTACACGTTCGACATGCGAACGCAGACGATCGACGTCCCGAGCCAAGAGGCGATCACCCGCGACAACTCGCCCGTTACGGCCGATGCCGTCATCTACATCAGAGTGATGGACGCCACGCGGGCGTTTCTCGAGGTCGATAACTACGAGAAGGCGGTCTCCAACCTCGCACAGACGACGCTGCGCGCCGTCATCGGCGATATGGAACTCGACGACACGCTCAGTCGCCGCGAGATGATCAACGAGCGGATCCGCGAAGAACTCGACGAACCAACCGACGAGTGGGGGATCCGCGTCGAGAGCGTGGAGGTCCGCGAGGTTAACCCCTCGCCGGATGTCCAGCGCGCGATGGAGCAACAGACCTCCGCAGAGCGTAAACGCCGTGCCATGATCCTCGAGGCACAGGGTGAACGGCGCAGTGCCGTCGAGAAAGCAGAGGGAGACAAGCAGTCGAACATCATCCGCGCACAGGGTGAAAAGCAGAGTCAGATCCTCGAAGCACAGGGTGATGCGATTTCGACCGTCCTGCGCGCTCGCTCCGCTGAATCGATGGGCGAACGCGCTGTCATCGAGAAAGGAATGCAAACGCTCGCAGAGATCGGCCAGGGTGAGTCGACGACGTTCGTCCTCCCACAGGAGCTTTCCTCGTTGGTCGGGCGCTACGGCAAGCACCTCTCGGGAAGCGACATCGAGCAACAGGACGGCCAACTCGAGAGCCTCTCGTTTGACGACGAGACCCGCGAACTGATCGGCCTCGACGACATCAGCGAGATCATCGGTGAGATCGACGAGGAAGCCGAGATGGACGTCGAAGCGATGGAGCAGGAGGCCCAGGCGATCAAAGAGGGTGAGGATATGGGCGCAGAGACGGGTGAGACGATCGACATTGCAAAGACGCGCCAGGATGGCGACGCCGACTCGGAGTAG
- the grpE gene encoding nucleotide exchange factor GrpE encodes MSDDEGTNTPAQGVPSEDESAETAADDDVASAVAEAEAEAEADTESAATAAEADSDSEAAPDSESEPEPDEEPDTPADESEPSDSAVDSETGAADSDPDTATPQDTDAADAADSGAETRGAEPEQEQEPESESESETDSAPASEAESEPTPDTDSDQDPPSDAQQLVDRLAEYDEDLAQTIDTVVSQARELSSTVEHQRAELEDLTERVEAQAETIGDLQNELDAREEELATKEEEVEDLKSRLKRKQADFQNYKKRAKKRQDQIKDRATEDLVERLIGVRDNLKRALEEGSDDVDGLRDGVEMTLREFDRILEDENVTEIDPDPGKETDPQRHEVMMQVDSEQPEGTIADVYTPGYEMGEKVIQNAQVTVSNGELATDEDDAAEAEAEADSAGDADADSSDDVASDQSA; translated from the coding sequence ATGAGTGACGACGAGGGCACGAACACACCTGCCCAGGGTGTCCCGTCTGAGGACGAGTCTGCCGAGACGGCAGCTGACGACGATGTTGCGTCAGCCGTCGCGGAAGCGGAAGCTGAAGCTGAAGCCGACACTGAGTCGGCAGCGACAGCGGCGGAGGCGGACTCAGACTCGGAAGCAGCGCCGGACTCGGAGTCGGAACCGGAGCCAGACGAGGAACCGGACACACCGGCCGATGAATCCGAGCCGTCGGATTCGGCCGTGGATTCGGAGACAGGAGCTGCCGACTCGGATCCAGACACAGCGACGCCACAGGACACAGACGCGGCGGACGCAGCCGATTCAGGGGCAGAGACCAGGGGCGCAGAACCAGAACAAGAGCAAGAACCAGAGTCAGAGTCAGAATCAGAGACGGATTCTGCGCCAGCGTCCGAAGCAGAGTCTGAACCCACACCAGATACCGACTCAGATCAGGACCCACCTTCCGACGCCCAGCAACTCGTCGACCGCCTCGCCGAATACGACGAGGACCTCGCACAGACCATCGACACCGTCGTCAGCCAGGCGCGGGAGCTCTCGAGTACCGTCGAACACCAGCGCGCTGAACTCGAGGACCTGACCGAGCGCGTCGAGGCCCAGGCCGAGACGATCGGTGATCTGCAGAACGAACTCGACGCGCGCGAGGAGGAACTCGCGACGAAAGAGGAGGAAGTCGAGGACCTCAAGAGTCGTCTCAAGCGCAAGCAAGCGGACTTCCAGAACTACAAGAAACGCGCGAAAAAGCGCCAGGATCAGATCAAAGACCGCGCGACGGAGGACCTCGTCGAGCGCCTCATCGGCGTCCGTGACAACCTGAAGCGAGCGCTGGAGGAGGGCAGCGACGATGTTGACGGCCTCCGTGACGGCGTCGAGATGACGCTGCGCGAGTTCGACCGTATTCTCGAGGACGAGAACGTGACCGAGATCGATCCGGATCCAGGGAAAGAAACGGATCCGCAGCGCCACGAGGTGATGATGCAGGTCGACAGCGAGCAGCCAGAGGGAACCATTGCGGACGTCTATACACCCGGCTACGAGATGGGTGAGAAGGTCATCCAGAACGCGCAGGTGACGGTCTCGAACGGCGAGTTGGCGACCGACGAGGACGACGCAGCCGAAGCCGAAGCTGAAGCCGACTCTGCAGGCGACGCAGACGCCGACAGTAGTGACGACGTGGCAAGCGACCAGTCCGCGTAG
- a CDS encoding DEAD/DEAH box helicase: protein MYLSPRTPSVSRPSDSTPITLRYEDGTIRLDARENTFVESLRDDVAERALNSDLELEFKYDRRTDTIRTPAFRYAAIRRTLRAASPAHDVATIDIDDRALDLPDLPTGLHSAYELRPYQREALESWLATDRWADLDLRAPTSTGERAPAGVLELPTGSGKTVIALKAIERLGVPTLVVVPTIDLLEQWQRELESEFDCAVGRFGGGEQRREPITVSTYDSAYLKADSVGDRFGLVVFDEVHHLGGEGYREIARLLAAPARLGLTATFERPDEAHEIIEEIVGPLVHRVDVDELAGDHLAAYDVKRLEVSLTAAEREEYEAKQGVFSDYLARSNIRMQSGSDYQELVKRSGNDPAAREALLARQRAREIARGSEAKLDALQDILDHHREDRIIVFTASNDLAYDVSERFLIPTITHQTGAAERRALLESFRDGTYARIATSNVLDEGVDVPDANVAVVLSGSGSEREFTQRLGRILRPKTGGAGGSGSTDSGLDSSTDQSADDISAARAGRAILYEVVSADTSEVNAAERRS, encoded by the coding sequence ATGTATCTCTCTCCCCGAACACCGTCCGTGAGTCGACCCTCGGACTCCACACCGATCACACTCCGGTACGAGGACGGAACGATTCGACTCGACGCACGCGAGAACACGTTCGTCGAGTCGCTTCGAGATGATGTCGCAGAGCGCGCGCTCAACTCGGACCTCGAACTCGAGTTCAAGTACGATCGACGAACGGACACCATCCGCACACCAGCATTTCGGTACGCCGCGATCCGGCGTACGCTGCGTGCAGCTTCGCCCGCACACGATGTCGCTACTATCGACATCGACGACCGAGCACTCGACCTCCCGGACCTCCCCACTGGCCTGCACTCGGCGTACGAACTCCGGCCGTACCAGCGGGAGGCACTCGAGTCCTGGCTAGCAACGGACCGGTGGGCTGACCTTGACCTCAGAGCGCCGACCTCCACTGGAGAGCGCGCGCCGGCCGGCGTCCTCGAACTCCCCACCGGCAGCGGCAAGACAGTCATTGCGCTGAAGGCGATCGAACGCCTCGGCGTCCCGACGCTCGTCGTCGTCCCCACCATCGACTTACTCGAGCAGTGGCAGCGCGAACTCGAGTCCGAGTTCGACTGCGCGGTCGGTCGGTTCGGCGGTGGCGAGCAGCGCCGCGAACCAATCACGGTCTCGACGTACGACTCGGCGTATCTGAAGGCCGATTCCGTCGGCGACCGGTTTGGGCTCGTTGTTTTCGACGAGGTCCACCACCTCGGCGGCGAGGGCTACCGCGAGATTGCCCGCTTGCTCGCCGCACCCGCGCGCCTCGGACTGACCGCAACGTTCGAACGGCCGGACGAGGCCCACGAGATCATCGAGGAAATCGTCGGCCCGCTCGTCCACCGCGTCGACGTCGACGAACTCGCGGGGGACCACCTCGCAGCGTACGACGTCAAGCGACTCGAGGTGTCGCTCACGGCGGCCGAGCGCGAGGAGTACGAGGCGAAACAGGGGGTGTTCTCGGACTACCTCGCCCGCTCGAACATCCGCATGCAAAGCGGTTCTGACTACCAGGAACTCGTCAAGCGCTCCGGGAACGACCCGGCGGCTCGCGAGGCGCTGCTGGCCCGCCAGCGCGCCCGCGAAATCGCCCGCGGCAGCGAGGCGAAACTCGACGCCCTGCAGGATATTCTCGACCACCACCGCGAGGACCGGATCATCGTCTTCACCGCGTCCAACGACCTCGCGTACGACGTGAGCGAGCGGTTCCTGATCCCGACGATCACTCACCAGACGGGCGCTGCCGAGCGCCGAGCGCTACTCGAGTCCTTCCGCGATGGAACCTACGCACGCATCGCGACCTCAAACGTCCTCGACGAGGGCGTCGACGTCCCCGACGCCAACGTCGCGGTCGTTCTCTCGGGCAGCGGCAGCGAACGGGAATTCACCCAGCGACTTGGTCGGATCTTGCGGCCGAAAACTGGTGGTGCAGGAGGTTCTGGTAGCACTGACAGCGGACTGGACTCGAGTACGGACCAGTCTGCAGACGACATCTCTGCGGCCCGTGCCGGCCGTGCGATTCTCTACGAGGTTGTCAGTGCGGACACGTCAGAGGTGAACGCCGCCGAACGCCGATCCTGA
- a CDS encoding HalOD1 output domain-containing protein, with product MTDQAESEIIRRTLDESRDNPAVQIVEIVAELENTDPMSLPTMYDCVDGMLDNLFAQPPSPEAQMTVEFSYTLYRITVEQDGTAKFVKIG from the coding sequence ATGACCGACCAAGCGGAGAGCGAAATCATCCGTCGAACGCTGGATGAGAGCCGAGACAATCCAGCGGTGCAGATCGTAGAAATCGTTGCCGAACTCGAGAACACCGACCCGATGAGTCTGCCGACGATGTACGACTGTGTGGACGGCATGCTCGACAATCTCTTCGCACAGCCGCCGTCGCCGGAGGCACAGATGACAGTCGAGTTTAGCTACACGTTGTACCGGATCACGGTCGAACAGGACGGGACTGCGAAGTTCGTCAAAATAGGGTAA
- a CDS encoding mechanosensitive ion channel family protein, producing the protein MIAQQLPVGSVNSVPSVDEYVPAVIDVVVTAATFVIAFVVLYWAGKALLLSLTERSLESRGFNEGVVSLARSIATALILLGSVAIAATVAGFGTILVALSALGGAVVLAVGFAAQDLIANFVAGIFIVKDEPFTIGDIVEWDDNQGVVRDIQLRVTQLETYDNELVTVPNSELADSVVVNPSRNGLLRVSYDFGIGYDDDIGQARAALIEEAEQVPGALTEPEPSVAVTDLGDSAVVLTGRFWIDPAEHRPAAARTAYIEAGKERLDAEGIDMPYPHSQLTGSVTVDEQAKTTAA; encoded by the coding sequence GTGATAGCACAGCAGCTGCCAGTCGGTTCGGTGAATAGTGTACCGTCAGTTGACGAATACGTGCCAGCAGTCATCGACGTGGTGGTGACCGCCGCCACCTTCGTCATCGCGTTCGTGGTGCTCTACTGGGCCGGAAAGGCACTCTTGCTCAGTCTCACCGAACGGTCACTCGAGAGCCGCGGCTTCAACGAGGGGGTTGTCTCACTTGCACGAAGCATCGCCACGGCGCTCATCCTGCTCGGGTCGGTCGCAATCGCGGCGACGGTCGCTGGCTTCGGCACGATTCTCGTGGCGCTGTCCGCACTCGGTGGTGCCGTCGTGTTGGCAGTCGGGTTTGCCGCACAGGACCTCATCGCCAACTTCGTTGCCGGCATCTTCATCGTCAAGGACGAGCCGTTCACGATCGGCGACATCGTCGAATGGGACGACAATCAGGGCGTCGTCCGTGACATCCAGCTCCGGGTGACACAGCTCGAGACGTACGATAACGAACTCGTGACGGTGCCGAACTCCGAACTTGCCGACTCGGTCGTCGTGAATCCGTCCAGAAACGGGCTGCTTCGCGTCTCCTACGACTTCGGCATCGGCTACGACGACGACATCGGTCAGGCGAGAGCAGCGCTCATCGAGGAGGCCGAACAGGTGCCAGGTGCACTCACAGAGCCCGAGCCATCGGTTGCCGTCACCGACCTCGGTGACTCCGCGGTCGTCCTCACTGGCCGGTTCTGGATCGATCCTGCAGAACACCGCCCTGCCGCCGCACGAACGGCCTACATCGAGGCCGGCAAGGAGCGACTCGATGCGGAGGGGATCGACATGCCGTACCCGCATTCGCAGCTGACGGGGTCAGTGACGGTCGACGAGCAGGCCAAGACGACGGCGGCGTAA